TCGTCGACAAGGACCACGATGTGGTCGGGCCGTATCCGGATCCGCCTGAGCGGACGCAGTCGCACCCTCTTCACCCCGGCTGTTCTCACGAAGAGTGGATGAGCCACTCGAGTTCGGACCCACGCGGTTGCCTGTCCGTGAGTATCCGTGCTTCTTCGCCCGGGTGTGCGGCGCTCGGGCCTCTCCAGACAACCCGAAGCCCTGCGCTGATCAACGCTCGTTCCGATCCGGCGTTCTTGGCCAAGGTTCGAGCGGTGACGGTTCGGTTCGGGAACGAGACCTGGGCGGCATTGACCGCCGCGGTCGCCAACTCGGTCGCGTAGCCGCGGCCCCAGGCGGCCGGCGCGATACTCAGCCCCAGATTCCAGAGGTCGGCGGAGAGGGTACGGACGCCGCCGATGCCGACGAAGGTGCCCGAGGGGAGCCGCCCATCCGCACTGTCGGCTCGGAGGAACGCGGTCCAGATCCCCAGCCCGGTTGCGCATCGGCTCAGCTCTGCGGCGTCTATGAATCGAGTGGTGGTCTTTTCCGCGTCGGCGGGGGAGCCGTCGAGGTAGGTCCACACGCGTTGATCTTCGAACATGGTGAGCAGGAGCGCCCGATGCCGGGGGAGCAGCGGCTCCAGCCGCAACGAGGACGTGAAGGTCGGCGTGGTCATGCGAGTTCCTGTTCACGGTCGGGGTGGCAGCGTCGCGTTCTCATGGACCATCGACGGGCTCGATGACCTCGGCGCGTCGGCTGAGATAGATGATCGAGGACCGGATGTCGGCGATTTCGGGCCGCCGGGCGAGTTGAAGAACGAACTCGCGCAGTTCGTCGGTAGTGGGAACGGCGACGTGCGCGAGGAGGTCGGCCTCGCCGGTGACCATGTACACGGCGATCACATCGGGGAGATCCGAGACCGCGTCGCAGAAGGCGGACGCAGTCGGAAGCGCTTGAGGCCGGATCTTGATCGACACATGCGCCTGCACACTTCTCCCGATCCCACCGAGATCGACCGCGGCGTGGAAACCGGTGATGACGCCCCGGTCCTGAAGTGCCGCCACCCGAGCCAGGCAGGTGGAGTCGGCAACGCCGAGTTCGCGGGCGAGCTGCCGGTTGCTGAGCCGAGCATCTTGCTGCAACCGGCGCACGATCGTGCGATCTGTTTCGTCCACAACACCCCCCAGACGTTCCAACCGAACTAGTTTCGGTTTCGAGCCAATCTAGCCGAAACATGCGTAGCCTTGCCGTCGAGAAAGCGACAATGAGTGAGGTTCCATGGCAGGCAAACTAGTGATCGTCGTCGACGAAGGGCTGGAGCGCGGGGTGGCGGCCAACGTCATCGGGCTGCTCGGTATCAGTGTCGGGCGCCATGTCGAGGGGATTGTCGGACCCGACGTCATGGACGCCTCGGGCATCTCTCATCGCGGCATGAGCACCATCGGGCTCCCGGTGCTTGCCGCAGACGACGATGCTCTCAACCGGCTGTACCAAGAGGCCTCGGATCATCCCGGCATCACGGTGCTTGACGTCACCGACGTGGCCGTTTCCTCGCGCGACTACGACACGTACACCCAGCGACTGCAAGACCGGGAGCGAGGGTGGCGTCCGCTGGGTCTTGCTCTCACTGGGCCCAGGCGTCAAGTCGACCGCCTCACCGGCAGGCTGGGGCTGCTCCGGTGACAGCCACGACCAGCAGGGTCCGCCCCGTGCGGTATCCGCTCTGGGCCAGAGGCACGACAGCACCTTTCGCAATCGCCGTCTCCGCGCTGAATCTGGGCTCCGCCGTCACGTCGCTGTCACTGCCCCTGGGCGGGATGGGCGACGATTTCGGCTTCGGTGCGGGCACCGGCCCTTTCCAACTTGCAGCAGGAGCGAGCCGGTCGGACTGACAAGGTGGTGAAGCCCCTGGTAGACGGGTTCACGACCGAGATCCACTGTCCGCCAGGAGCTTCGCGTGATTGTCTACCCGTCGTCTATCGACCTGCCCAGTCGCACCCTGCGGTTCCTGTCCGGACGGCTCCTTGCCCGTCCGTCCTGTCGGCTTCTGACAGGACGTCGAACGCGGTCAGCATCGTTGCGTCCGTGGACCGGGCTGCGGACGACGGGCCCAAAACCTGCCACGCCGCTGCCCGGTGGCGCCGCACCGTGTCACCATCCAGAACATCGTCGTAGAGCAGCGACAGGTTGTGCACCATCTCCACCCTCGCAGCTCCCTCTCGCAAGCGTCGCCCGCGCTCCGCAACACCGCATCGACCGTGCCCACCGGCAAGCCCCCAATCGTCAGCTCCACACCAAACCATGCGCCTCTCCGCCCCGGCTGTCGGCGGGCAGGATTCCTCCAGGGCTCCGTCATGGTGGGCCCGGCCGGTACATAACTTCGCCGCCGCCCCGGCAGTGCGGTCGGGCGGGCACGAGAAGCGTCAGAAATACTGCTGCACATGAATGAACCCAGACCCACCAGCACGTCCGGCAAGCTCGGTCTGTCGCGACGGCTGGTCCCCATGACCGGCCGTGACCCGGAAGAGCACGGACGGACGGCCTCGCCGTTGGAGCTACTTTTCGACCTGACCTTCGTGGTCGCCGTCGGCACAGCGGCGTTTCAGTTCGCCGAGATGGTCGCCGAAGGGCATGCAGGCCAGGCGGTCATCGCATTCGTGCTGGCGATGTTCGCGATCAGCGTCGCCTGGATCAGCTTCAGCTGGTTCGCCTCCGCCTTCGCCACCGACGACTGGCTTTACCGGGGCCTGACGATGCTGCAGATGATCGGCGTTGTCATCTTCTCGCTCGGCCTGCCCGCGATGTTCCACTCCGTCGAGGAGGGCAGTCACCTCGAACTACGCGCCATGGTCATCGGCTACGTCGTGATGCGGATCGCGATGGTGCTCCAGTGGTGGCGCGCCGCCCGGCAGTCCCCCTCGTTCCACGATGTCGGCATGGCCAACATCCGCTGGACGCTGATCGTCCAGGCAGGCTGGATCGTCGTGGCCTTCGTCCACATGCCGATCGCCGTCGTCTTCGTTGTGTTCGGCATCCTAGGCGCCCTCGAACTCGTCCTGCCGGTGCTGACGCAGGGCTCCGCGGGAGGCACGCCCTGGCACCCGCACCACGTCGCCGAACGGTACGGACTCTTCGCGATCATCGTCCTCGGCGAGGGGGTCGTCGGTACGGTCGCCTCCTCCGGTGATCTCCTGGGCGGAGGGGACGGCACTCACTGGACCTGGAACGCCATCGCCGTGGTCATCGCTGGTGTGGGCCTGACCTTCGGTATGTGGTGGATGTACTTCCTGACGCCGTTCGGCGACATCCTGGTACACCGACGCAAGCGCGGATACCTCTTCGGTTACGGCCACATCCCCTTGTTCATCGGCGTCGCCGCAGCAGGCGCCGGGCTCCACGTCGCGGGCCTGTACATGGAACACCACGCCAAGATCTCCGGCACCGCCGTCGTCCTCGCCCTCGCTCTCCCGGTCGGCCTCTACACGCTGATGATCTACCTCCTGCACGCCCTGCTGCTGTCCACGGCCGACCGCTTCCACATCCTTCTGGTCGCCCTCACCATCGCCGTACTGCTCGCGGCAGTCCTCCTGGCCGCCGCCGGCCTGTCCATCGCGATGTGTCTGCTCGTGGTCATGCTCGCGCCGTTCGTCACCGTGATCGGCTACGAGACGATCGGCCACCGCCACCAACAGCAGATGCTCGACGAGCTCGGTAGGCAGTAGACGCCGGCGGGGACCCCGATTGGTCCAGGTGACCGGTGGTACGGGCCGCCGTCGCAGCTCGGCCCTCTCCGGGCCCGCTCGCCGAGCCGGACGTCGGGTAGGCGAAAGGCCCTCCTCGAAGCCCACCTCCACGAGCGCATCTGCGCCGTGTCCTTGCCGCGCTTGTACGCGTTGAGGGCGTGACGCACACACAGGGCTGGGCCCCCACGTCGGGTCCTGCGCGGTCCGCGACTCCGATTCCTGCGCGATGTCGGCGACGCGTTATTTCCCCCCGAGGCGAAGGGGGCCTTGACCCAAGGTCGGGTGGTTAGCGTATTTCCTCTGGTGGCCGGCACTCCACCCGCCACCACCGCGGCCGTCATCAGCACTGTCACGAACACCCGCATGAATAATCGAATTGGCACGTCGAAAACCTTGGGGAATCGGGCAACCGTATATGTAGAGCGCAGGAACGAACCGGTCTCGTTCCCGGGAACTATCCCGGCTGCTCCGCGGGGATTATCAAGATGCGCTGTTCGTTCGCATATGGATAAGTGACAGCTGTGGCAGCACGAAATTCATCTGCTGTGGCGCGGCGGACAGCAGGCAGTGGGTGCTTGCCGCTCTGAGCTGGTATGCGTGGACCGGAAGTGTAGGAGTCACCGAGGGCGGTGCCGTGTGTCCCGTCTTCTGTGTGGGCTTGATCGGTCAGAGGCAGGGCAGGCCCGGGCCTGCGAGAGCGGCAGTCCGAACAAGGGATGGGTGGCCCTGTTGCGGCGTACAGGGGCGCGCATAGCGGGGTCTCGGGCGACTTGGCGGCGTCCGTGGGGGTCTGTGGAAGGCACCGGTCGCTTTGTCTGTCACCGCGGTGGTTGCATCAGGCCGGACTGGTAGGCGAAGGCGACGAGCTGTGCGCGATCGCGGGCGCCCGTCTTGGTTTTGGCTCGCTGAACGTGGGTGCGGACGGTCAGAGGGCTGAGGAAGAGTGCGTCGGCGATCTCGTCGTTGGATCTGCCCTCCGCGACCACGGCCAGCACCTCGCGCTCTCGCGGAGTGAGGCTGCTGAATCGCTCAAGGGCAGGGGCGGCGGAACTGGGCGCAGGCAGGGTGAGGAAGCGGGTGATCAGTGAGCGGGTGGCTGCGGGTGACAGCAGGGCGTCACCGGAGGCGACCGTGCGGATGCCGTCGAGGAAGGCGTCGGCGGTGGTGCTCTTGCCGAGGAAGCCGCTCGCGCCGAGGTGCAGGGCCTGGGCGACGTGCTCGTCGGTCTGGAACGTGGTGAGGATGAGGACGCGTGTGTCCCGCAGCTCGGGTTGGGCACAGATGGCGGCGGTCGCGGCCAGTCCGTCGGTGCTGGGCATGCGGATGTCCATCAGAACGACGTCCGGGCGGTGGAGGCCGGCCAGCGTGATGGCCTGCTGCCCGTCGGCGGCCTCGGCGACGACCTCCATATCGTCACAGGAGTCGATCAGTACGCGGAAGGTCGCTCGCAGCAGGGCCTGGTCGTCGGCAATCAGTACGCGGATCGTCATGGAACTTTCTCTCTGGTCAGGCGCCGATGGGAAGTTCGGCCGTGACGGAGAAGCCGCCTTCCGGGCAGCGCCCCGCCCGAAAGCTGCCCCCGGCGGACTGAGCGCGTTCTCGCATGCTGATGAGACCGAAGCCTCCGCCGGGCACCCGCGGGGGCGTGATCGGGCTTCTGTCATTGCGCACGGTGATCGTCAACTGCCCCTGGGCGTAGACGAGGTGGACATGTGCGGTGTTCACCGCGGCGTGTTTGGCAACGTTGGTGAGCGCTTCCTGCACGATCCGGAAGGCGGCCAGGTCCACCCCGGCCGACAGGGCCTCCACGGGGCCTTCGACAGCGATCGTGATGTGCAGTGCAGCGGCGGCGAAGGCGGCGACCAGGTCAGGAAGCCGGTCGAGTCCGGGTGCGGGGTTCAGCGATTCCTCGGCGGTCTCGGGCTGGCGCAGCAGGCCCACGGTTGCCTCGAGTTCGCGCAGCGCTGCCGTGGTCGTGCCGGTGAGTTCGATGAGGATGCGGCCGGTCTGCGCGGGGCGAGTGGAAAACAGGTGGGCGGCTGTGCCGGCCTGGGCGTTGGCGAGGGCCATGTGATGGGCCACCACGTCGTGCAGTTCCCGTGCGATGCGGATGCGTTCTTCGGTGACGCGGCGTTGTGCTTCCTCATGGCGGGTGCGTTCGGCGTCCTCGGCGCGTGTGCGGACGGTGTCCATGTACGTGCGGCGCGCTCGTACGGCCAATCCATGCAGGATGGGCAGCAGGATCCAGAAGGCCAGGCTCACCGTCTCGTTCGCCCAGGGCTCGTTCTCCGCATCCCAGCGCAGGGCGGTGGGCACGAGGATGACAGCAACCAGGAAACCGTAGATTCGGAGGGCTTGCTGAGAGGCCTGGAGAGTCAGTTCGTACAGGGCGACGATGACCGGGAGCAGCAGGAGGGGTCCGAAGGTGCTGCCCTGGGAGCCTGCGACGGCGGTGCCGATAGTGGTGAGGACGACAACGGCGCCGGGGTGTCGCCGGCGCGCCGGCAGGCTCGTACAGGTGACTGCCGCGAGGGCGAAGCCCGGCCACCACAGGGTGTCGTCGCCGGCCCGGCGGTACTGGTTACTGGTGGCCGCATAGATCAACAGGAGGAAGGCCGCTTCGACCAGGCGGGGGTGGCGATCGATGCGACGTCGCAGGCGGGTGACCATGGTTTCTCCGAGCAGTACGGTGACCGTGGGCTGAAGAAGTGGGCAGGGTGGAGGCCGGTCCGGGCCGCTCTGGGACTGAGGGAGCGGCCCGGTCGGCGCGTGCGTCAGACCGTCATGGAGGCCCGTGGATCGTCGGCGGGCAGATCGATGGGTGCGGAGACCTGCTGGGTGAGTGCTTCGCCCTCGACGTCGACGCGGGGCATCAGCCGGTCCAGCCAGCGCGGCAGCCACCAGGCACGCTTGCCGAGGAGCGCCAAGACCGCGGGCACGAAGGCCATGCGGACGACGAAGGCGTCGAAGAAGACAGCACTGGCCAGTCCGAAGCCGACCATCTTGACCAGGGATTCACCGCCCGTCATGAACCCGCCGAACACCGCCATCATGATCAGCGCTGCTGCTCCCACCACCTGGGCGCTGTGCCGGAATCCGGTGACGATGGCCTGGTCGGGCCCTTCTCCGTGGATGTGCGCCTCCCGGATCCGGGAGACGAGGAAGACCTGGTAGTCCATGGCGAGGCCGAAGACGATGCCCACCAGGAAGATGGGCATGGTGCTCATGATCGGGCCGGTTTCGTCGACGCCGAAGAGGCCGGCTCCGTGGCCCTGTTGGAAGACTGTGACGATCGCGCCGAGGGCCGCGCCGACGGACAGCAGGAAGCCGAGTGCGGCCTTGAGCGGTACCAGGATCGACCGGAAGACCAGGGCCAGGAGGAGGAAGGCGAGACCGACGACGACCGCGAGGTAGGGAATGAGGGCGTCCTGCATTTTCTGGCCCACGTCGATGTTCAGGGCGGTGGTGCCGGTGACTTTGAAGTCGGCGCCGGTGGAGGACTCCACCGCACTGCGCTCGCTGCGGATGGTGTGCACCAGGTCCTGCGTCTGCCGGCTGGTGGGTGCGGTGGAGGGGACAGCGGCGATCACGGCTGTGTCTTTGGCCTCGTTGAAGCGTGCCGGGGAGACGGAGACGACTCCCTTGGTGCCGGCGAGCTTGTTGGAGACCGCTGTCACGGCCGCCTGTGGGTCCTTGGCCTCCTTGACGTCGATCACCACGGTCAGCGGGCCGTTGAAGCCCAGGCCGAAGCCCTCGGCGAGCGCGTCGTAGGCGCGGCGCTCGGTGGTCGCGGTCGACTTGGCCTCATCGCCAGGCATGCCCATCCGCAGGTCGAGCGACGGCACAGCGAGCGCCCCGAGGCCGATCACCGACAGGAGCAGGACGGGCAGCGGGCGGCGCACCACGAACTGCGCCCAGCGAACACCCCGGGGGGCCTTCGTGGTGGTGTCGGCCGTCCGGGTCCTGCCGACGAGGCTGAGGATTTTGGTGCGGGAGCGGCGCCCGCCCTTGCGGTCACGGCGCGAGAGCACTGCATTGGGCCAGAAGCCCAGGAGCGCCGGCACGGCGGTCAGGGCGATCAGGACTCCGACCATGACGGCGCCTGCCGAGCCGATGCCCATCTTGCTGAGCATCGGGACGCCGATGACGGACAGACCCAGCAGAGCGATGATGACGGTGAGTCCGGCGAAGACGACCGCGCTTCCGGCCGTGCCCACGGCCAGGGCCGTCGCCTCCTGCGGCTGGTGTCCCTTGGCCCGCTCCTCCCGGTAGCGGGAGACCACGAACAGGGAGTAGTCGATGCCGACGGCGAGGCCGAGCATCATGGCCAGTTCACCGACCGTCGAGGAGAATCCGAAGGCACTGCTCAAAGCGGTGATTCCGGCCAGGCTGATGCTGACGCCGAGGATGGCGGTGAGCAGGGGGAGTCCGGCGGCGGCGAGTGAGCCGAAGGTGATGAGCAAGACCACTGCGGCGACGAGAACGCCGAGTACTTCGCCCAAGCCCTGCGCGGCTTCGGTCTCCAGGGCGGAGCCGCCGACCTCGACGGTCAGGCCCGCGTCCCGGGCCTGCTCGACCGCCTTGGTGAGGTCTGTCTTGCTGGCGTCGGCGAGATCGTCGCCGGCGACCTTGTAGGTGATGGTGGCGTACGCGGTCGACTTGTCCTTGCTGACCGCGTTCGTGTCGAAGGGGCTGGCCGCGTCGGCGACCTGGGGCCCGTCGGCCACCGCTTGGACGAGTTCAGTGATGGCCGAGCGGCCGGCGGCGGAGGTGACCTGCCGGCCGTGTTCCGCGACGAACACGATGCGGGCCTCCGCACCGTCCGCTTCGGCGCCCGGGAACCGCTCATTGATCAGGTCGAATGCCTGCTGGGACTCGATGCCGGGCAGGGAGGACGAGTCCTCCGATGCCTCGGAGGCGCTGGAGGCCCCGAGGAATACAGCAGCCAGTACGGCCACCCAGGCCAGCACCACTGTGCCGCGCCTTCGGAAGGCCCAGCGGCCCACCCGATGCAAGAAAGTCGCCATGAAAGAAATCTCCATATCTGGATATCGGGAACGTCATTCACCCTGCCGGGCGACCGCATTCGTGTCGTCGGCCGTATCGACGATCCCCCGTACTCAAAAACAAGTAGGGCTCGGCGGGCTGCCATATCCCGCCGGTAGTCCTCCTGCGATGAATGGCAGGAGGGCGGGCAGAACAGGACAGCGGCACACTTGACGGAGCACGCCATCGGTTCTGGTGAGGTGCTCGGTGTTGTCGGTTACCGCCCGCTGTCCGCAACAGCGGACCGGCGGGCTCGGGCGATCCTCAGGAATTGCCGACGGAGCTGTCGGAATGCAACGGCAGCAGGACGCGGAACGTGGCGCCCTCCCCAGGCTGAGAGCGGACCTCGACACGGCCTCGGTGAGCCGTCACCAGGGAGCGGACGATGGACAGGCCCAGTCCGGCACCGCCGGTCTGTGTGCGGCTGCGGGCGGTGTCGGCTCGGTAGAAACGGTCGAAGACGTGAGTGACCTGTTCGGCTGTCATCCCTGGTCCCTCATCGCTGAGTTCGAGGATGGCCTGGTCCTGCACAGTGCCCACGCCGATGCGTACCGGCGTGCCGGGCGGGGTGTGGGCGATGGCGTTGCCGACGAGGTTGGAGGTGACCTGCCGCAGGCGTGACTCGTCGCCCAGAACCGGGGCGCCACCGGGCGGGCCGCTGCCCGGGCCGGTCAGGGTGACGGGACGGTCGGGTGCCATGGCCCGCAGGTCGTGCAGGGCGTCGGCGGCCAGGGTGCGCAGGTCCATGGGGGTGAGGCGAAGGGTCAGATGCGCATCAGCGGTGGCGTCCTCGTCGAGCCGGGCGAGCAGCAGCAGTTCCTCGACGAGTCGGACCAGGCGGGCTGCTTCGCGTTCGATACGGCTCATGGCGGCATCGACGTCCGCGCGCTGTGGCATGCCCCCCATCCGGTACAGCTCGGTGAATCCCTTGATGCCGAACAGTGGGGTGCGCAGTTCGTGGCTGGCGTCCGCGATGAAGGTGCGCATGCGCGCGTTGGTGGCCGCGCGGGCGGCGTCGCCCGCTTCGATGCGGTCCAGCATGCCGTTGAGGGCGACGGACAACCGGCCCAGTTCTGTGCGCAGGGTGGCCGGCTGCGGCACCCGGCTGGACAGGTCCCCGCCGGCGATGGCTGCTGCCGTCTTCTCCATGCGCCGCAGCGGCCGCAGACCGGCCCGCACCGCGAACCAGGCGACAACGCCCAACCCGGTGAGCACCACCGCATCGATCACCAGCATCCACACACCCAGATGCCGGATCGTCGTATGGACCGGAGCCAGAGAACCGGCCACGACGACGCTGCCACCCTTGCTCGCCTCAACGGCCTGCCCCGGGGCCGAAGGAGTAGCGATGACACGCCACTCTTCGCCGTCGCCCTTGGCCGCCACCTTGAAGGGGCGCTGTCCGCGGGCGGCGACCGCCGCCGTGTCAAGGACGGGAAGGGGCGGGGCGCTGTGTGTAGCCGGACGCAGCGTACGCCGCAGTTGCCCCTCGGAATCGAGGTAGACGACGTAGACGTCGCCCGTCAGGTCGCGCTCCACTGCCTCGCGCACCTGCGGTGCCGACTCGCCGGGCACGTCTTCCAGGTTCGACAGCCGCGCCGCCGTCGCGGAGGCGGCGCGCAGCCGCTCTTCCAGCTGGTGCACCAGCTGCCGCTCCAACAGGGTGACGAGTACGGCGTTGCTGGCCAGCAGGGCGGCGACGACCAGCAGCAGTGTGATGGACACGACCCGCCCGCGCAGCGACATCCGGCTGATCGGCCCGCGCGTGGAGGCGGTACTCATGCGCGGGACCTGCGCAGAACGTAACCGGTCCCCCGCACGGTGTGGATCAGCTTCGGTTCCGCGATGTCGATCTTGCGGCGCAGGTAGCTGATGTAGGACGCGACAATGGAGTCGTCACCATCGAAGTCGTAGTGCCAGACCTGGTCCAGAAGCTGACTCCTGGACAGGACCTGGCCGGCGTTTTCCATCAGCACGCGCAGCAGACTGAACTCGGTCGCAGACAGTTGCACCGGCCGGCCGCTGCGGGTCACCTGGTGACTGTCGGGGTCGAGCTCCAGGTCGTTCACCACCAGGAGCCCATCGGGCCGACGGCCGCTGGTTCGGCGCAGCACAGCCCGGATACGCAGGATGAGTTCCTCAAGATTGAAGGGCTTGGTGACGTAGTCGTCCCCGCCGGCCCGCAGACCGCTGATGCGGTCCTCCGCCGCGTCCCGGGCGGTCAGAAAGAGGATCGGCGGCTGCCCGATTCCCGGACCGGAGCGGTCCTCACGCAGGCGACGTGCCACCTCGAAACCGTCGAGGTCGGGCAGCATCACATCCAGGACGATCAGGTCGGGTCGGTTCTCGCGGACCGCTTCCAGGGCCTGGCCGCCCGTCTGGGCCGCGGTCACCTCGAAGCCGGCCAGCCGCAAGCTGGCGGACAGCAGCTCACACAGCGTGGGTTCGTCCTCGACCAGCAGCAGTCGTTGTGTCGTCGCCATGGCACCTGTCCCCGACCGATGATCTTCTGTCTTCACTGTCCCGCCCCGCTACGCGTCACGCTTGCGGAAGACGATGAATGCCGCTGCCATCAGAACCGTCACGGACCCCACCATGACACCCACCCCCGCCCAGGGACTCAGCAAGTCGGGGTCCTGGTAGCTGGTAATGATCTGCCCGCCTGCGATCGGCGGCCAGTACTTCGACACCCAGTCGCCCAGTCCTCCGGGCAGAGCCGGGGCGAATGCCTGAACAATCAGCATCACCCCGAACAGTGTGGTCACCGTTGCCGTCGTGGAGCGGATCACCGTGCCCAGAGCCAGTCCGAAGAGCCCGGCCAGTGCCAGGTACAAGCCACCACCGAAGATGCCGCGCAGTGCCACGCCGTCGGAGAGCGCCTGGTGCGGAGCGCCCGCCCCGGACAGCGACGCCTGCCCGACCAGGAACCCGCCCAGCGACACCGCGATCCCGACCGGGAGCGCCACGCCCACCAGCACCACCGCCTTGGATGCCAGCACCCGTGCCCTGTGCGGAACCCCGATCAGCGTGGGGACGATCGTTCGCGCGCCGTACTCAGAAGTGATGACCAGACCGCCGAGCAGACCGAGTGCGATCTGCGCGAGCAGGTAACCGCGCAGACTGGTGGCCAGCGGGTCGAACGACGCCTGGTCCGCGGGGCTCAGGTCCGCGAACTCGCTGCCGGCGGACGAGCCGTTCAGTGCGGCGAGCCCGAGGCAGAACGCCAGGGTGCCCAGGATCACGTACACCGTCGACCGCATCGTACGGATCTTGATCCACTCGGCGTGCAGGCAGTGCCAGAAGGTCACCCTTCCCTCCTTCGCACGACGCGGTTGCGGCTGAGGACGGAGCACGAGCGGGCGCCGGCGTGCTTTCGTCGCCCTGACACGGGTTTGCGTGGCCGTACGTGTCATCGGCTCGTCTCCTTCTCCGACTGGTATTCCACCGCATCCCGGGTCAGAGCCATGAACGCCTTTTCCAGCGACACCTGGCGCGGAGCAAGCTCGTGCAACTCCACTCCGTTGGCCGACGCCAGCGCGCCGATCTCGGCGGCTTCCAAGCCCGTCACCACCAGAGCGTCGCTGCTCTCAGTCCGCACCTCGACGGCTGTACTGAGCATGCCGCGCAGTTCCTCGGCCCGGGGACTGCGGACAAAGACCTCACGCTCGGAGTGAGCCTCGATGAAGTCCTTCATCGAGGTGTCGGCGATCAGCCGTCCCCTGCCGATGACGACGAGGTGGTCGGCAGTCAGCTCCATCTCGCTCATCAGATGGCTCGACATCAAAACTGCACGTCCTTCCGCCGC
This region of Streptomyces ortus genomic DNA includes:
- a CDS encoding response regulator transcription factor, whose translation is MTIRVLIADDQALLRATFRVLIDSCDDMEVVAEAADGQQAITLAGLHRPDVVLMDIRMPSTDGLAATAAICAQPELRDTRVLILTTFQTDEHVAQALHLGASGFLGKSTTADAFLDGIRTVASGDALLSPAATRSLITRFLTLPAPSSAAPALERFSSLTPREREVLAVVAEGRSNDEIADALFLSPLTVRTHVQRAKTKTGARDRAQLVAFAYQSGLMQPPR
- a CDS encoding polyprenyl synthetase family protein, producing MVWCGADDWGLAGGHGRCGVAERGRRLREGAARVEMVHNLSLLYDDVLDGDTVRRHRAAAWQVLGPSSAARSTDATMLTAFDVLSEADRTDGQGAVRTGTAGCDWAGR
- a CDS encoding sensor histidine kinase, yielding MVTRLRRRIDRHPRLVEAAFLLLIYAATSNQYRRAGDDTLWWPGFALAAVTCTSLPARRRHPGAVVVLTTIGTAVAGSQGSTFGPLLLLPVIVALYELTLQASQQALRIYGFLVAVILVPTALRWDAENEPWANETVSLAFWILLPILHGLAVRARRTYMDTVRTRAEDAERTRHEEAQRRVTEERIRIARELHDVVAHHMALANAQAGTAAHLFSTRPAQTGRILIELTGTTTAALRELEATVGLLRQPETAEESLNPAPGLDRLPDLVAAFAAAALHITIAVEGPVEALSAGVDLAAFRIVQEALTNVAKHAAVNTAHVHLVYAQGQLTITVRNDRSPITPPRVPGGGFGLISMRERAQSAGGSFRAGRCPEGGFSVTAELPIGA
- a CDS encoding MMPL family transporter, with amino-acid sequence MATFLHRVGRWAFRRRGTVVLAWVAVLAAVFLGASSASEASEDSSSLPGIESQQAFDLINERFPGAEADGAEARIVFVAEHGRQVTSAAGRSAITELVQAVADGPQVADAASPFDTNAVSKDKSTAYATITYKVAGDDLADASKTDLTKAVEQARDAGLTVEVGGSALETEAAQGLGEVLGVLVAAVVLLITFGSLAAAGLPLLTAILGVSISLAGITALSSAFGFSSTVGELAMMLGLAVGIDYSLFVVSRYREERAKGHQPQEATALAVGTAGSAVVFAGLTVIIALLGLSVIGVPMLSKMGIGSAGAVMVGVLIALTAVPALLGFWPNAVLSRRDRKGGRRSRTKILSLVGRTRTADTTTKAPRGVRWAQFVVRRPLPVLLLSVIGLGALAVPSLDLRMGMPGDEAKSTATTERRAYDALAEGFGLGFNGPLTVVIDVKEAKDPQAAVTAVSNKLAGTKGVVSVSPARFNEAKDTAVIAAVPSTAPTSRQTQDLVHTIRSERSAVESSTGADFKVTGTTALNIDVGQKMQDALIPYLAVVVGLAFLLLALVFRSILVPLKAALGFLLSVGAALGAIVTVFQQGHGAGLFGVDETGPIMSTMPIFLVGIVFGLAMDYQVFLVSRIREAHIHGEGPDQAIVTGFRHSAQVVGAAALIMMAVFGGFMTGGESLVKMVGFGLASAVFFDAFVVRMAFVPAVLALLGKRAWWLPRWLDRLMPRVDVEGEALTQQVSAPIDLPADDPRASMTV
- a CDS encoding GNAT family N-acetyltransferase codes for the protein MTTPTFTSSLRLEPLLPRHRALLLTMFEDQRVWTYLDGSPADAEKTTTRFIDAAELSRCATGLGIWTAFLRADSADGRLPSGTFVGIGGVRTLSADLWNLGLSIAPAAWGRGYATELATAAVNAAQVSFPNRTVTARTLAKNAGSERALISAGLRVVWRGPSAAHPGEEARILTDRQPRGSELEWLIHSS
- a CDS encoding Lrp/AsnC family transcriptional regulator, which gives rise to MDETDRTIVRRLQQDARLSNRQLARELGVADSTCLARVAALQDRGVITGFHAAVDLGGIGRSVQAHVSIKIRPQALPTASAFCDAVSDLPDVIAVYMVTGEADLLAHVAVPTTDELREFVLQLARRPEIADIRSSIIYLSRRAEVIEPVDGP
- a CDS encoding DUF2000 domain-containing protein encodes the protein MAGKLVIVVDEGLERGVAANVIGLLGISVGRHVEGIVGPDVMDASGISHRGMSTIGLPVLAADDDALNRLYQEASDHPGITVLDVTDVAVSSRDYDTYTQRLQDRERGWRPLGLALTGPRRQVDRLTGRLGLLR
- a CDS encoding low temperature requirement protein A; this translates as MNEPRPTSTSGKLGLSRRLVPMTGRDPEEHGRTASPLELLFDLTFVVAVGTAAFQFAEMVAEGHAGQAVIAFVLAMFAISVAWISFSWFASAFATDDWLYRGLTMLQMIGVVIFSLGLPAMFHSVEEGSHLELRAMVIGYVVMRIAMVLQWWRAARQSPSFHDVGMANIRWTLIVQAGWIVVAFVHMPIAVVFVVFGILGALELVLPVLTQGSAGGTPWHPHHVAERYGLFAIIVLGEGVVGTVASSGDLLGGGDGTHWTWNAIAVVIAGVGLTFGMWWMYFLTPFGDILVHRRKRGYLFGYGHIPLFIGVAAAGAGLHVAGLYMEHHAKISGTAVVLALALPVGLYTLMIYLLHALLLSTADRFHILLVALTIAVLLAAVLLAAAGLSIAMCLLVVMLAPFVTVIGYETIGHRHQQQMLDELGRQ
- a CDS encoding sensor histidine kinase → MSTASTRGPISRMSLRGRVVSITLLLVVAALLASNAVLVTLLERQLVHQLEERLRAASATAARLSNLEDVPGESAPQVREAVERDLTGDVYVVYLDSEGQLRRTLRPATHSAPPLPVLDTAAVAARGQRPFKVAAKGDGEEWRVIATPSAPGQAVEASKGGSVVVAGSLAPVHTTIRHLGVWMLVIDAVVLTGLGVVAWFAVRAGLRPLRRMEKTAAAIAGGDLSSRVPQPATLRTELGRLSVALNGMLDRIEAGDAARAATNARMRTFIADASHELRTPLFGIKGFTELYRMGGMPQRADVDAAMSRIEREAARLVRLVEELLLLARLDEDATADAHLTLRLTPMDLRTLAADALHDLRAMAPDRPVTLTGPGSGPPGGAPVLGDESRLRQVTSNLVGNAIAHTPPGTPVRIGVGTVQDQAILELSDEGPGMTAEQVTHVFDRFYRADTARSRTQTGGAGLGLSIVRSLVTAHRGRVEVRSQPGEGATFRVLLPLHSDSSVGNS